The Alteribacter populi genomic sequence TTCTACATATTTATTAATGCAAGTCGTCACTATTCCGATTTATGGTAAGCTTTCAGATATGTTTGGACGAAAGCTTGTGTTCACATTTGGAGTGAGTGTCTTCTTAATAGGCTCGATTATGTGTGGCTTTGCCCCTTCAATTGAGTGGCTGATTGCTAGTCGGGTCATTCAAGGATTAGGAGCAGGTGCTGTGCAACCCATTGCTACGACGATCGTAGGAGACATGTATACAAAGGAAGAACGGGCCAAAATTCAAGGGTATTTGGCAAGCGTGTGGGGCATTTCCGCAGTTCTTGGGCCGGTACTCGGTGGTTTAATCTTGCAGTTTGCTCACTGGCAATGGGTGTTTTGGATTAACATTCCGGTTGGCATTCTAGCAGTTGCCGGGGTGTTCGTATTTTTAAAAGAAGATGTTGAAAAACAATCGAAGCCTATTGACTATGGGGGCACAGCCATTTTACTTCTTGGGGTCACGTCCCTTATGCTCGTATTTATTCAGGGAGGGACGGTTTGGCCGTGGACATCGACACCCATTCTTAGCTTACTTTTTTTATTTGCAGCTAGTTTAATGCTGTTTATTTGGCAAGAACGACGAGCTGAGGATCCTGTGATGTCTTTAACGATATGGAAGGATAAACTTATTGCTACAGCGAATCTTGCTTCATTAACATTAGGAGCTGTCCTCATCGGTGTCTCGAGTTACCTTCCAACATATGTTCAAATTGTATTGGGAGAATCTGCGATGGTCGCTGGATTCACCTTAACAATGATGAGTGTAGGCTGGCCGATTTCTTCCACATTAGCAGGAAGGTGGCTCGTTCCACTAGGTTCTCGAAAAACCGCGATGATTGGGGCTGCTAGTTTAATGATCGGGGCCAGTATGTTCGTAGCCTTATCTTACCTACAACACCCTGTTTGGGCAGGTGTTGCGAGTTTCTTTATCGGAGGCGGAATGGGATTTACAACAACGACATTTATCGTTTCGATACAAAGTCAGGTTTCGTGGCGGTTAAGGGGTGTCGCGACAGCCTCAAATATGTTTATGCGCTTATTAGGAAGCGCTCTTGGTGTAGCCTTCCTCGGTGGTGTTTTGAACAACCGATTAGCTACTTATATGGAGGAAGTAGGAACCGCTGTTGATTTACCGCAAACGTTAGATGTAGCCAATTTGCTTTTGGATCCTGTACAGCGGAACCGTTTTACATCAGAGGAGGTTGACGTGTTGTCAGGAGGGATTGCCTTTGCCCTTAATAGTGTATATATCGGTGTATTTGCGATGGCATTACTAAGTATTTTTCTGATAGTGTCATTGCCAAAGAGTGAAACAAATGAATCAAATTAAGGAAGCAAGTAAAGGACATGTTTCAAAATACGGGCAGTTAATCCCCAGATGACTCGACCATTATATTCATAAAAATGTTCGTGAACAACACCGGTACGCCAGTTATACTCTTCTCCGTTGGGGATTAAATGATAGGGAAAGGCGTCTTCAGGCTGTACTTCTAAATAAATATTATACGTTTTAGGTTCCATATTTTTTAAAACCTTTATAGGAACTGTGAAAACTTCCTGAACTTCATCAGGGTTTAAGTTAAATGTAGCATTAGCTGCGATTTCTCCGATAAATGGGTATAGAGTGAAGCGGTAGGGTGTGATCATATAGTCTAACGGACCGTAACAAGTCACTTCGGAATGCGAAACGCCTATTTCTTCGATGAGCTCTCTTATAGCTGCAGCTTTGGGTGAAGCATCTTCTTGGTCGACTTTCCCGCCAGGAAAGCAGATTTCTCCAGGCTGTTTAATATTTTCACCACGTACTTGAAAAAGAAGATGAGGTTCGTTTTGTTTGTAGATGATTGGTACAAAAATGGCAAAAGATCGATAGTGTTCGCGGTCTAGCAGGCCAGCTTCACGATTAAGAAAAAAATCGTATACAGAGTGGTTTGTTGGTTTCATTGAATAGTCCCCTTTTTTAACATCGCTCAATTTACGTTTAGTGTACCAGATAAAAGGCAAAACAGAGAAGGACGAAAGCACTCAGTTAGAATAATCAATATTGTTATCTGTTAAAAGTATGATTATAATAATTATACGCGAAATGAGGAAGGGGATGGAAAGTATGAAACTCTTAGTAAAGAAGCCAATCTTTGCAGAGTCAGCTAGTGTCCTTGTAAATACGGCCTCAAAGTATCCAGCCACAATCTTGCTTAAGAAAGACCACTGGGTTGTTGATGCAAAAAGTTTGTTAGGAGTTCTAGCTTTATCACTACAGCCGGAGCAAGAAGTTGAAGTGACTTTTGAAGGGGAAACGGAAGAAAATTTCATTGAAGAAATCGTTCAAACAGATTTATTCACGAAAGCATAAACAACTCAAAGGAGCATCACAATAGCGTGATGCTCCTTTGAGTTTTCGTTATTTCAAATAAGAATCAAACCAAGCTTGCAGCTCCTCTAATCTTGCAAAACGTAGTTTAGGCGGACCGCTTCTGGATAGCTCATGGTTTGCATTCGGAAAGCGGACAAACCTCGTTTCTTTCTTTTGATGTTTAAGTGCAATGTATAATTGTTCTGCTTGTTCTACAGGGCATCTGAAATCCTTTTCCCCGTGTAAAATTAACAGAGGTGTCTCAATGTTCTTGACGTACTTCAATGGCGAGTGCTCCCACATTTTATTCGGATCACTCAAAAGGTCTGCCCCAATCTCCCAGTCGGTAAAGAAGTAGCCAATATCACTCACACCGTAGAAGCTGATCCAGTTTGAAATGGAACGAAGGGTAGCCGCAGCCTTAAAGCGATCGGTATGGGAGACGATCCAGTTCGTCATGAAGCCGCCGTAGCTTCCTCCTGTAACCCCAAGGCGCTCAGCATCAATGTAGTCAAATTGTTCAACCGCTTGATCGGTTGCACTCATCAAATCTTCATAGTCTTTCCCGCCGTAATCTCCTCGGCAAGCGTCGACAAAAGTTTGTCCGTACCCATGGCCACCTCTCGGGTTTGTATAAAGGACGACATAGCCATTGGCAGCTAGTAGTTGCAGCTCATGGAAAAACGTGTTTGCGTACATCGCGTGAGGCCCGCCGTGAATTTCAAGGATTGTCGGATACTTTTTCCCCTGTTCAAATCCATATGGTTTTAAAATCCACCCATGGATGTTCCCGCCATCAGCGGCTTTAAAATTTACTTCTTCAGGCTCTTGAATGTGAACCTCTTTAGAAAAACGTTCGTTCACATGAGTAACCTGCTTTTGTTCGCCAGATGTCAGATCTACTAGTACCACGTCACCGGGGTTAGTAGGAGTACTGATCGCTATAAGAGCTTGTTGTTTATCTGGTGAAAAATGGTATCCGTAGATTTGATGCTGGCCTGTGACGATTTCTTCGACTTTATGATCAAGGCTGACACGGTATAAGTTTGTATTACCGTAGACACTTGCAGTGACATAAATATTTTGATTGTCGTGATCCCACACAGGTCCCGGAATTGGATGACCGGAACGAACATCACCAATCGCGGAGTCACTAAGGTGCACATCCCAGTTTTCTGTCAAACAAGTAGCTTCCTTTGAATCAATATCAATGGTCCAAAGCTTCAAATGTGTGGCTCCGGAAAACTCTTTCCGGTGTCCGTAACAGGCTAATTTTGTACCATCATCGTTAAAAACGGGATAAGCGTATATGCCATTACCCTCTGTGAGACAAGTTTCTTCTTTTGTAACTACATTTACTACATAAACATCTGAAATAAGGTGATAATCTTGATCTTCCTTTTTATTGGAAACAAAACTTACGGAATGACTGTCAGGGGACCATTCACCAGGCTCATGATGAAACTCACCAGATGTGATTTGCGTGATCTCTTCACTTTCGATGTCATAAAAGGCTAGTTGTTTGTATTTATCATCTAAAAAACCAGTAGCGTCAGATTTATATTTTAGCCTCGTAACGACCAATGGCTCATCCTTTTTTTCATCTGACGTTTTCTCGTCGTCTTCTTTGCTGTGAATATTTTCGTCTTTGGCTAATGAGGTCGTAAACAAAAGCTTTTTACTATCCGGTGACCAGACAGGTTGACTAGCTCCATTTTTTAGCGTAGTAATTTGTTTTGCTTCTCCACCTGAAGTAGAGAACAGAAAGAGCTGAGACTTTTCTTTACGATTTGAAACGAAAACAAGCCATTTTCCATTTGGTGAAAAGCGGGGAGAACTGACTCTTTCATGTCCAAAGGTCCATTGTACAGCCTCTGTATCTTGAATCCCTTGCACATACAAATGAGAAACGTATTCATCCTCGTCGTTTATCGTTTGTTTTATGTAGGAGAACGATTCTCCATTTGGTGCAAACTGAGGTTCATTTAAAACATTGATTTCTTTGAGATCTTTTACTTTGATTGGACGTTTAGTTGTCATAATGGACTCCTTTCAAATCTATCTTTCTAAAGTATAAAGTACGATATAGGAATATTCAAACGATTTAAAATAAAGCGTTTTCATAAAAATATTGATTTTAATTATTAGTCGTGATAGATTTTAAACAACGTAAGCGTTTACGTTTGCAAAGGAGACCGATTTATGAAGCCAACAATAAAAGATGTCGCGAATGCCGCGAATGTTTCAATTGCGACTGTGTCGAGGATATTAAATAAACAAGCAGGTTATTCCCAAACTACTAAAGAGCATGTCATGGGAGTCATTGCTGAATTAGGTTACCATCCTAATGCGATTGCCCGAGGGCTTGTAAGCAAAAAGACAAAAACGCTCGGTGTTTTACTGCCGAATGTCTCAAATATGTTCTCTTCAGAAGTATTGGATGGCATTGAGCAAGCTGCCCATGAAAACGAATATAGTGTGATCATCTGTAATACAGACCGTAATGGCAGGCGCACATTAGATTATTTGAAAGTACTCGGGGAGAAAAAAGTAGACGGGTTAATTTTTATAAGTGAAGCATTAACATCTGAATATTATCAAGCCATTCAACATCTAAATATTCCATTTGTTCTCGTTTCTAGTATGTCTTATAAATATCAAGTACCTTACATTAAAGTCGATGATAAGCATGCTTCCTATCAAGCTGTTACATATTTAATTGAAAAGGGGCATAAAGATATTGCTTTAATTAGCGGGGATATTGATGATGTACTAGCTGGTATTCCGAGGGTAGAGGGTTATTGTCAGGCCTTACGGGATCATAGAATCGAAGTAAGGCAGGAGCTAATCACTTATGGGGACTTTGGCTTTGAGTCAGGTAAGGAGTGCATGACTAGACTGATACAAACAGATCAACCATTTTCAGCCGTATTCTCAACAAGTGAAGAAATGGCATTAGGTGCAATGTCTGTAGCTCATCAAAATAAGATAAATATCCCAGAAGACATTTCATTTGTTGGATATGATAATACACGATACGCAGAAATGAGTATTCCCCCACTGACTACAGTTGCCCAACCTTTAAAACAAATGGGGAACAAGGCAGTAGAGATGATTCTTACAATGCTGGAAACTGGCAAAAAAGCTCAAAGCAACATTATGCCTCATTCAATTGTAGAAAGAGAGTCAGTAAAATCACGGACTAAATGAAAAAATACCAAGATAAACAAGGTATTTTTTTCTTTCAGCTTTTAAGTAAACGTTTACTCAAATACTTGACAGTTATTATATTCATTACGACTAAAACTATTTAACTATAATAGGTTAAACGTTTACTATATGTAGGAGGTGCGAGTGACTGCCAAAATAAAAATAAAGTTTCATCTAATATTTTTCCATTATGCAATACTAATATTTCAAATTTTGGGAGGGGATTGTAATGAGAAAAAAGTTATCAACAGCGATTGCTACTACCGTTTTAGTTGGTGTACTTACGGGTTGCGGAGGATCGGATGACGGGAAAATAGAATTTTTTCAAAATAAGTCTGAAGCTGTAGACACTTTTGACGCTCTTATTGAAAAGTTTCATGAAGAAAATCCGGATCTTGAATTTCAAATCGAACAAAACCATGTTCCAGAAGCAGATACAGCGCTTCGTTCAAGATTAACTCAAGATGATGTTCCAGACATTATGGGAATTAACGGTGACGCTACTTATGGGGACCTTGCAGATTCAGGAACTCTTCACGATTTCTCTGAAGATGATTTAATAACTAATGTTCAAGACTCTTACGTGGACATGATTAATCAGTTGGCCGGAAAAGACACTCCAAATGGTGTGCCATATGCTACAAACGCTAATACGGTTTTATATAACAAGGACAAGTTTGCTGAGATGAATTTAGAAATCCCTCGTACATGGGATGAATTCCTCGATGTTGTAGAGACCATTGAAGAACATGATGAAACACCTTTCTTCCATACTTATGGAGATGCTTGGACAGCAATGGTTGCCTTTAATGCATTAGCAGCTAATATCGAAGGAGACGATTTTGCAGAGGAGAGGCTAGCAGAAGACACAACGTTTGCGGAACGTCACCCGGAAGTCGCTGAAAAAATGATAGAGCTTCGCGATATGGCTGATAATGATGTCTTTGGCACTGATTATGACCGAGGAAATGCAGCTTTTGCCGAGGGTGGTTCTGTTATGTATATTCAAGGTAACTGGGCAATTGGTCAGATTACAGAAGCCAACCCTGATATCAATGTTGGAGCCTTTGCGCTTCCTGCTACAAATGACGTTGATCAAAACCGTTTAGTATCAGGTGTCGACACTGTACTAACGATTTCAGGTAGTTCAGAACACAAAGAAGAAGCGCTAATGTTTATTGAATTTTTACTTGAGGAAGAAAACGCACAATACTACATTGACGCTGAAAAGCAGTTTTCAGCTGTAGAAGGTGTTCTTCAAGAAGATCCAACTGTTGAAGACTTGAGTGTTCACTTTGAAGAAGGTTCGATTACAAGTTTCCCTGATCACTACTATCCGTCTGGAATGCAAATTGAAAACCTAGTACAAGAATTCTTAATTAATGGTGACGTAGATGAATTCTTACAGGTGCTTGATGAAGAATGGGATAAAGTGACGTCAAGATAATAATGTACGGGCTTGCCTGTGAATTGCAGGCAGCCCTCCATTATTACTTTTGCAGCTAAAGGAGAGAAGAAAATGAGTAAGAAAATCAATCCTTATGTACTCATGGTATTACCCGCTTTTATTATCTTTTTTTCATTTCACACATATCCCATGCTGCAAGGTGTTTTTTATAGCTTTACAAACTGGCGCGGGTATGGCGATTGGGATTTTGTCGGCTTTAGTAATTATATAAGCGTATTTCAAGACGGAAGAGCGCGTGACGCTTACTTTTTCACTTTTCAATTCGCAATTATTTCAACGATTCTTGTAAATATCATAAGTTTAATTATTGCATTAGGCCTGAATGCAAAAATTAAATTTATGAAGACATTACGCGCGGTATATTTTATGCCAAATATTTTAAGTATTTTAATTGTTGGTTTTATCTTTAACTATATCTTTGCTATTTTTGTACCATTGATTGCTGAAAGCCTAGGATTAACGACGTTGGCAACAAACATTTTAGGAAATCCTGATCTTGCTTGGATTGGGATTGTCATCGTTGCTGTCTGGCAGGCGGCCGCTTTTAATACAATCTTATATTTGGCAGGGTTAGCAACGATTTCACAGGATTTATATGAAGCATCTAGTTTAGATGGGGCGAACAAATGGCAGGAATTCTGGAAGATTACCTTCCCGTTAATAGCACCTTTCTTTACGATTAATATGGTTTTGGCGATGAAAAACTTCCTGATGGTATTTGACCACATTATGGCATTAACTGGTGGGGGACCTGGACGAGCGACCGAATCTATATCCTTATTAATCTACCGTGGAGGTTTCCAAGGAGGCGAGTTTGCATATCAATCGGCCAATGCTGTGATTTATTTTATTATCATTGTGACGATTTCCGTGATACAAATTCGCTACTTACAGAAACGAGAGGTTGATATGTAATGAGAAATAATAAACACAATTGGACGATCACTCTATTATTAATATTAGGATCCGTTGTTATCCTATTTCCATTATATTTAACAGTCGTCAATGCCTTTAAAACGCCTCAGGAAACAGCGGAATCTATTTTGGCTTTACCTTCCAGCTTTCGGTTCGATAACTTTATACAAGCAATTGAAATGACCAACTTCTTTAATGCTTTTGGGAATAGCTTCTATATTACAGTGCTGACAGTTGTATTTACGCTACTGACAAATTCAATGGTCGCTTATGCCATTGCCCGAAATCTTCATAAACGTTCCTTTAAAATCTTATTTTATTATTTTGTAAGTGCAATGTTCGTGCCGTTTCCAATCATTATGCTTCCTTTAGTAAAGCAGATGAGTGGTCTTGGTTTAATGAATCCAACAGGGCTTGTCATGCTTTATATTGTTTATGGTTTAGCGTTTAATGTCTTTCTCTACGTTGGTTATATTAAGTCTATTCCAAAAGAGCTTGAGGAGGCAGCAATTGTTGATGGGTGTAGTAGGTGGGGTGTTTTCTGGCGTATTATTTTCCCGCTGCTTGCACCAATGAATGCAACAGTCGGAATTTTAACAGCACTATGGGCTTGGAATGACTTCTTACTACCGCTTGTAATATTAAGTGACCGAAGTGATATGACACTACCTCTAGTACAGTTTGTGTTCCAGTCTCAGTTTTCAACCAACTACAACTTAGCTTTTGCTTCATACTTGATGGCGTTATTGCCGATGATCATTGTTTATGTCATTGCACAACGCTGGATTATCAGTGGTGTGACGAAAGGTGCTATCAAGTAAAAATAAAAGATGAAACGAACTAGATAAGTAACGATATTGGAGGAATTTTCAAATGAGTAAGCAATGGTGGAAAGAAAGTATTGTCTATCAAATATATCCTCGTAGCTTTAATGATAGTAACGGAGACGGGATTGGTGACTTAAAAGGGATTACTGAAAAATTAGACTACTTAAAGGAATTAGGTATCGATGTGATCTGGCTTTCTCCTGTCTACGATTCGCCAAACGATGATAACGGCTACGATATTCGAGATTATCAAGGTATTATGAACGAATTTGGAACGATGGATGATTGGGAAGAACTTTTAGCTGAAACGCATAAACAAGGAATGCGTTTGATTATGGATCTTGTCGTAAATCACTCGTCAGACGAGCACCAGTGGTTCGTTGAATCGCGCAAATCAAAGGATAATCCATACCGCAACTACTATATTTGGCGATCTGGAAGAGCAGACGGGTCTGAGCCAAACAATTGGGAATCGGCTTTTAGTGGATCTGCCTGGCAGTATGATGAACAAACAGGTGAATACTTTCTGCATCTTTTCTCAAAAAAACAGCCAGATTTAAATTGGGAAAACCCTACTTTACGAGAAGAAGTGTACAAAATGATGCGCTGGTGGCTTGATAAAGGTATCGACGGTTTTCGGATGGATGTTGTTAACTTTATTTCGAAAGTACCAGATCTTCCAGATGGCGAGGTTGAGAAAGGAAAACAATATGCACCTGGTGGAAAGTATTTTGCAAATGGACCACGGATTCATGAATTTTTACATGAAATGAATCAACAAGCCATTAAAGGCTATGATGCGATGACGGTTGGGGAAATGCCAGGTGTAAGACCGGAGATTGCTCAGAAATATACAGATGAAGAACGTGAAGAAGTGAATATGGTGTTCCAATTTGAACACGTGGATCTCGATTCAGGGCCAGGAGGCAAATGGGATCTTCGTCCTTTAAAGCTTCAAGATTTAAAAGACAACCTGACAAAATGGCAAAAAGCCTTGGAGTATAAAGGTTGGAACAGTTTATATATGAACAATCACGACCAGCCACGGATGGTCTCTCGTTTTGGTGATGATAGTAAGTACCGCGTAGAATCAGCGAAAATGCTCGCGACACTTCTTCATATGATGAAAGGTACGCCTTACATTTACCAAGGTGAAGAAATCGGCATGACGAATGTGCGCTTTGACTCAATCGATGACTATGAAGATATTGAAACACTAAACATGTACAAAGAAAAGCGTGAACAAGGCGTTCCGCACGAAGAGGTTATGCAAGGAATTTACGTTAAAGGTAGAGACAATGCTCGTACGCCTGTTCAATGGAATGATGAAGCACACGGCGGTTTTACGACAGGAACCCCATGGCTTCAAGTAAATCCTAATTACACGGAAATCAATGCTGAACAAGCGGTTCAAGATCCGAACTCTATTTTCCATTACTATAAAAAACTCATTGATTTACGTCATAACCACGATGTCATTGTGTACGGTAATTATGATTTGTTAGCTGAAAACGACGAGGAGATTTTTGCTTATCAAAGAGTACTTGAAAACGAGACCCTTCTTGTCATTTGTAACTTCTATGAAAATGAAACAAGGTTTGAATTTCCTGATCGTTATCAAGGGAAAAAGGCAGACATTCTGATCGGAAACTACAAAACCGGCGAAAAAACTGTCGAGCTTAGTGAAAGCTTCGACCTAAAGCCATACGAAGCGATTGTTTATAAAATAAAAGAATAGGACATCACAGTTGAATAAATTTCATAATTCTGCGCCCAGGCAGCTCAACGGTTCTAAGACATGAAAAAAGGAGTACCTCCCCAAATGTCGAATTAAGTAAGTGACCATACAAACGAAATGAAATGGGAGGAAACCCCTCATGTCTAAAGTACGACAAGAGAGTCTTTTTAGCCCCCTACGGAGCTACATAAAGTTACTCTAATTTTAACACCAAGAAAATTGGAGACCGTAGCCAAGCTGAATCGTGTTTAAAAGGTCTCTTAATAAAAAAAGATCTTCTGCGTAGTAGGCCGGAATCTGTGAGACTCCCTCAGGAAAAGTTGATATGGCGGGGGTCCGCCCGGATTTTGAGGCCCTAAAAAATTTTTTTGTACTCGCCTCCGACTGCCAAGGTCCACATAATTCTTGTAAATACATTTACTGTATTTAGAGATTACGCGTTGCGTTGGGAATGTGGGATACATTTCCATATATAGGTGTAATTCACACGAGAAAAACTCTGCTACAATCAGGTGACTTACCCTCCCATGTCTCCTGGCATCAAGTGCCTACATTCCTTCGTTGGGTCTTGCCTGACGCAGATCTCGGACTCTTACTCCTGCATGGACTGCCCTTTACTGGGCGTCTAAAGTCTCCGTCTTGCCGAATCTCTGTGCCTGTGTTGTCAAAGGTACATTAAAGCACTGTGAAGCCTTACGCTGCCTTGTTCTGAGGATAGTTGGAAGAGTCTATCAACATTCTCTCAGGGTCAAACATTGCCTGTTTCTTGCTAAGTCCATGGAACACCTGAAGCAGCTTTCTGCATAGCACAACCATTGCTTCTTTCTTGGTCAGTGGATTTTGTTCCCGTGAGTGATAATGCATGTACAGTTGACGAAAGCTTGCATTGTTCTGAATGAGCGGAAGGATCGCTTTATAAAGTAAGGCTCGTAGTCGTTTTCTTCCGCGTTTAGAGATCTTCTTTGTGCCTTTATGCTGACCTGAACTGTTCTCACGCAACGTAAGTCCCGCTAGCTTAATGAGTTGGCGTGGATGCCTGTAATTGCGCATAGAGCCTGTTTCAGCCAATAACTCGCTTACAGTGTTCTCGCTGATTCCCGGAATGGAGACGAGGTACTGAAACTCTTCTAATGACTGGGCCTGCTCAACCATCTGGGAAGTCACCTCTTCAAGTTGTGATTCCAATAGTTCCAGCTGTTGAACAAGGCTGCGAATCTCCAGCCGTGACATTTCCTGACTGCGTGTTACGCCAATAGAGTGACGAGCCACTTCAATCAGGGTCACCATTTTGGGTTTCCCAGCATACTTGGCGCCAGCTTTCTTCTGTTGCCTGACCATCTCTTCGACAGACAAATGTGGAACATCCTGGGGAAGAGGTGTCAGCTTTAAAACGGCAAGAGCTTGTTGGCCCAATTCACTGAAGACTTGATTGAATTCCGGAAAGTAAAGATCCTTCCATCGCTGTATCCTGTTTTTTACGGAAGAGATATCTTTTCGTAATCGTTCCCGGATTGCGGATCCATGCCTCATGTGATGTTCAGCGGTTGTCATCTTCCGCGGTATACTAAAATAGCCGTTAGGAAGAAGTTTCGCTATAACGCGTGCATCTTTAGCGTCGTTCTTCGTTTGAGAATTATCGTCCATTTCCTTGGATTGTTTTACATGCATTGGATTGACGATGACAAAAGGGAATTCGAAAGCCTCCAGCATAGCCGCAAGGTTCATCCAGTAGTGGCCGGTTGCTTCAAAACCGATGAGCACATTTGATTTGTTGTGTGTCTCCATCAGTTGTCTAACAGCCTGCTCAAAATGGATGAAACCATCTTTTGACTGGTGGATGCGCCATACTTTCGTTAATTCGCGTCCGCGCAAATCGACGGCACAGGCATAGTGATTCTTTTTTGCAATATCGATTCCAATAACTAGAGTGTTTTCGTTGACTTGATTAATTCGTTCATTTCTACTACGATTCATGAAGGGTTCCTCCTTTGTGATTGCTGGTTTGTTTTTGCACCTTGCATCATATCGGAGGATCCTTTTTTTATCAATAGGGGTAAAACCTATCCGACAGGAATGCTCCTGC encodes the following:
- a CDS encoding ABC transporter substrate-binding protein, which gives rise to MRKKLSTAIATTVLVGVLTGCGGSDDGKIEFFQNKSEAVDTFDALIEKFHEENPDLEFQIEQNHVPEADTALRSRLTQDDVPDIMGINGDATYGDLADSGTLHDFSEDDLITNVQDSYVDMINQLAGKDTPNGVPYATNANTVLYNKDKFAEMNLEIPRTWDEFLDVVETIEEHDETPFFHTYGDAWTAMVAFNALAANIEGDDFAEERLAEDTTFAERHPEVAEKMIELRDMADNDVFGTDYDRGNAAFAEGGSVMYIQGNWAIGQITEANPDINVGAFALPATNDVDQNRLVSGVDTVLTISGSSEHKEEALMFIEFLLEEENAQYYIDAEKQFSAVEGVLQEDPTVEDLSVHFEEGSITSFPDHYYPSGMQIENLVQEFLINGDVDEFLQVLDEEWDKVTSR
- a CDS encoding NUDIX hydrolase, yielding MKPTNHSVYDFFLNREAGLLDREHYRSFAIFVPIIYKQNEPHLLFQVRGENIKQPGEICFPGGKVDQEDASPKAAAIRELIEEIGVSHSEVTCYGPLDYMITPYRFTLYPFIGEIAANATFNLNPDEVQEVFTVPIKVLKNMEPKTYNIYLEVQPEDAFPYHLIPNGEEYNWRTGVVHEHFYEYNGRVIWGLTARILKHVLYLLP
- a CDS encoding MDR family MFS transporter, producing MGGGVIVRQTKRPFVLAAVMLGMFMAAVEATIVSTAMPSIVADLGGFSLFSWIFSTYLLMQVVTIPIYGKLSDMFGRKLVFTFGVSVFLIGSIMCGFAPSIEWLIASRVIQGLGAGAVQPIATTIVGDMYTKEERAKIQGYLASVWGISAVLGPVLGGLILQFAHWQWVFWINIPVGILAVAGVFVFLKEDVEKQSKPIDYGGTAILLLGVTSLMLVFIQGGTVWPWTSTPILSLLFLFAASLMLFIWQERRAEDPVMSLTIWKDKLIATANLASLTLGAVLIGVSSYLPTYVQIVLGESAMVAGFTLTMMSVGWPISSTLAGRWLVPLGSRKTAMIGAASLMIGASMFVALSYLQHPVWAGVASFFIGGGMGFTTTTFIVSIQSQVSWRLRGVATASNMFMRLLGSALGVAFLGGVLNNRLATYMEEVGTAVDLPQTLDVANLLLDPVQRNRFTSEEVDVLSGGIAFALNSVYIGVFAMALLSIFLIVSLPKSETNESN
- a CDS encoding LacI family DNA-binding transcriptional regulator yields the protein MKPTIKDVANAANVSIATVSRILNKQAGYSQTTKEHVMGVIAELGYHPNAIARGLVSKKTKTLGVLLPNVSNMFSSEVLDGIEQAAHENEYSVIICNTDRNGRRTLDYLKVLGEKKVDGLIFISEALTSEYYQAIQHLNIPFVLVSSMSYKYQVPYIKVDDKHASYQAVTYLIEKGHKDIALISGDIDDVLAGIPRVEGYCQALRDHRIEVRQELITYGDFGFESGKECMTRLIQTDQPFSAVFSTSEEMALGAMSVAHQNKINIPEDISFVGYDNTRYAEMSIPPLTTVAQPLKQMGNKAVEMILTMLETGKKAQSNIMPHSIVERESVKSRTK
- a CDS encoding carbohydrate ABC transporter permease, whose amino-acid sequence is MSKKINPYVLMVLPAFIIFFSFHTYPMLQGVFYSFTNWRGYGDWDFVGFSNYISVFQDGRARDAYFFTFQFAIISTILVNIISLIIALGLNAKIKFMKTLRAVYFMPNILSILIVGFIFNYIFAIFVPLIAESLGLTTLATNILGNPDLAWIGIVIVAVWQAAAFNTILYLAGLATISQDLYEASSLDGANKWQEFWKITFPLIAPFFTINMVLAMKNFLMVFDHIMALTGGGPGRATESISLLIYRGGFQGGEFAYQSANAVIYFIIIVTISVIQIRYLQKREVDM
- a CDS encoding S9 family peptidase, which translates into the protein MTTKRPIKVKDLKEINVLNEPQFAPNGESFSYIKQTINDEDEYVSHLYVQGIQDTEAVQWTFGHERVSSPRFSPNGKWLVFVSNRKEKSQLFLFSTSGGEAKQITTLKNGASQPVWSPDSKKLLFTTSLAKDENIHSKEDDEKTSDEKKDEPLVVTRLKYKSDATGFLDDKYKQLAFYDIESEEITQITSGEFHHEPGEWSPDSHSVSFVSNKKEDQDYHLISDVYVVNVVTKEETCLTEGNGIYAYPVFNDDGTKLACYGHRKEFSGATHLKLWTIDIDSKEATCLTENWDVHLSDSAIGDVRSGHPIPGPVWDHDNQNIYVTASVYGNTNLYRVSLDHKVEEIVTGQHQIYGYHFSPDKQQALIAISTPTNPGDVVLVDLTSGEQKQVTHVNERFSKEVHIQEPEEVNFKAADGGNIHGWILKPYGFEQGKKYPTILEIHGGPHAMYANTFFHELQLLAANGYVVLYTNPRGGHGYGQTFVDACRGDYGGKDYEDLMSATDQAVEQFDYIDAERLGVTGGSYGGFMTNWIVSHTDRFKAAATLRSISNWISFYGVSDIGYFFTDWEIGADLLSDPNKMWEHSPLKYVKNIETPLLILHGEKDFRCPVEQAEQLYIALKHQKKETRFVRFPNANHELSRSGPPKLRFARLEELQAWFDSYLK
- a CDS encoding HPr family phosphocarrier protein gives rise to the protein MKLLVKKPIFAESASVLVNTASKYPATILLKKDHWVVDAKSLLGVLALSLQPEQEVEVTFEGETEENFIEEIVQTDLFTKA
- a CDS encoding carbohydrate ABC transporter permease, with protein sequence MRNNKHNWTITLLLILGSVVILFPLYLTVVNAFKTPQETAESILALPSSFRFDNFIQAIEMTNFFNAFGNSFYITVLTVVFTLLTNSMVAYAIARNLHKRSFKILFYYFVSAMFVPFPIIMLPLVKQMSGLGLMNPTGLVMLYIVYGLAFNVFLYVGYIKSIPKELEEAAIVDGCSRWGVFWRIIFPLLAPMNATVGILTALWAWNDFLLPLVILSDRSDMTLPLVQFVFQSQFSTNYNLAFASYLMALLPMIIVYVIAQRWIISGVTKGAIK